Proteins encoded together in one Triticum dicoccoides isolate Atlit2015 ecotype Zavitan chromosome 7B, WEW_v2.0, whole genome shotgun sequence window:
- the LOC119339938 gene encoding pentatricopeptide repeat-containing protein At2g26790, mitochondrial-like, whose amino-acid sequence MLLWRRKCVAECRRHARLPPAAQPSPSPRRRRRLSVLAACAHHPDDEATSSGEERPSCAPLGEVFRRRGCAPGEITRRRSFAPSLSSAGVVRTLQRLERKPAIAFAYFKDTESIGFRHDLATYTEIIRVLSHKGQGRMLFSLFREILSPADGGGGGPEIVPLMDQLRKTCTTSYALLFATNCLITTCTACCSAPDTIGLFGDLFRLGIVPAVLTCNILLKFAAESGDSEIVVLAYDQIKLFGLTLDAHALGLITRSLFREKKADKAFQVWVEMIEMGVKPDIHAYSSFITGLCDCGKIDLAYAILQEISREGVQVEPMAYNMVMDGLCKEMRLQEVEMLLENKARQGFTPDIYGYSYLIRSYGKAGNLLKVLDHYQAMVSHGFETNCHIASYLLQCFTKLGMTSEVTEHFQKLRDSGLHVDGVLYNIAIYAHCKLGNMDEAVKLLREMKAEDLTPDRIHYTCVIKGYCLRGDVPNARQAFEVMLKANVKPDVVTYNILASGFCKNGLVTEVFGLLDHMADQGLEPNSLTYGIIIDGFCRSGNLSEAEVLFNIVEEKGIDRIEVLYSSMVRGYLHSGWTDHAYMLFLRVAKQGKFVDHFSCSKLMNDLCRDGNVQGASTVCSMMLENNVIPDVISYSKLISAYCQTGDMHNACLWFHDMVQRGRSVDVIVYTVLMNGYCKVGQMEEACKLFDQMINLGIKPDVIAYTVLLDGHLKEYLQRCWQGVSKERRTYLLRVKQNRLLSSMKKMEIEPDVPFYTVLIDGQCKADFLEEAQGRFAELLQKGLTPDQYVYTALISGYCSQGEIEKAQYLFEEMVDRGIKPDVLTFSVLNQKTLRERQYE is encoded by the coding sequence ATGCTCCTGTGGCGCCGCAAATGCGTCGCCGAGTGCCGCAGGCACGCCCGCCTCCCTCCCGCGGCGCAGCCATCCccatcccctcgccgccgccgccgcctctccgtgCTCGCCGCCTGTGCGCACCACCCGGACGATGAAGCCACCTCGAGCGGCGAGGAGAGGCCCAGCTGCGCCCCCCTCGGCGAGGTTTTCCGAAGAAGGGGCTGCGCTCCCGGTGAGATTACCAGGAGAAGGAGCTTTGCTCCGAGCCTGAGCTCCGCCGGCGTCGTCAGGACTCTTCAGCGCCTGGAGAGGAAGCCTGCCATCGCGTTCGCCTACTTCAAGGACACCGAGAGCATCGGCTTTCGCCATGACCTCGCTACCTACACTGAGATCATCCGCGTTCTGTCACACAAGGGCCAGGGGAGGATGCTGTTTTCCTTGTTCCGTGAGATCCTCTCGCCGGcagatggcggtggcggcggccctgAGATCGTGCCTCTCATGGATCAGCTCAGAAAGACGTGCACTACTTCGTATGCTCTCTTGTTTGCGACTAATTGCTTGATCACGACATGCACCGCTTGTTGCAGTGCACCGGACACAATAGGGCTGTTTGGTGACCTCTTTAGGCTTGGAATTGTCCCGGCAGTTTTGACTTGCAACATACTACTCAAATTTGCAGCTGAGAGCGGTGACTCGGAGATTGTTGTATTGGCTTATGATCAAATTAAGCTCTTTGGATTGACTTTGGATGCTCACGCATTAGGCCTTATCACCAGGTCTCTCTTTCGAGAAAAGAAGGCAGACAAAGCATTCCAAGTGTGGGTTGAGATGATTGAAATGGGGGTGAAACCAGATATACATGCATACTCATCATTTATAACCGGTCTGTGTGATTGCGGAAAGATTGATTTGGCCTATGCTATTCTGCAAGAGATCAGCAGGGAGGGGGTTCAAGTTGAGCCCATGGCTTATAACATGGTAATGGATGGGCTGTGCAAGGAAATGAGACTGCAGGAGGTTGAAATGCTCTTGGAGAACAAGGCGAGGCAAGGTTTCACCCCAGATATATATGGTTATAGCTATCTCATTCGGAGTTACGGCAAAGCGGGCAACTTACTCAAGGTGTTGGATCATTATCAAGCCATGGTATCCCATGGTTTCGAAACAAATTGCCACATTGCGAGTTACCTTCTACAATGCTTTACGAAGTTAGGCATGACATCTGAGGTTACAGAGCATTTCCAGAAACTGAGAGATTCGGGACTCCATGTAGATGGGGTTCTGTATAACATTGCCATTTATGCTCATTGCAAGCTTGGGAACATGGATGAGGCAGTTAAGCTACTGAGAGAAATGAAGGCTGAGGATCTGACACCTGACAGAATTCACTATACATGCGTGATCAAGGGTTATTGTTTGAGGGGAGATGTACCAAATGCACGTCAAGCGTTTGAAGTGATGCTGAAGGCAAATGTAAAGCCAGATGTAGTTACATATAACATATTGGCCAGTGGGTTTTGCAAGAATGGTCTTGTTACAGAGGTGTTTGGCCTTCTAGACCATATGGCGGATCAAGGGTTAGAGCCTAATTCACTCACTTATGGTATAATAATTGATGGGTTTTGCAGAAGTGGCAACCTTAGTGAAGCTGAGGTGTTATTTAATATAGTAGAAGAGAAAGGAATCGATCGCATTGAAGTATTGTACAGTTCAATGGTTCGTGGCTATTTGCATTCAGGCTGGACTGATCATGCTTACATGCTTTTTCTTAGGGTTGCTAAGCAAGGAAAATTTGTGGATCATTTCTCATGTTCAAAGTTGATGAATGACCTTTGTAGGGATGGAAATGTCCAGGGAGCTTCAACAGTTTGCAGCATGATGTTAGAAAATAATGTTATTCCTGATGTAATTTCATATAGCAAACTCATATCAGCCTATTGTCAGACAGGAGATATGCACAATGCTTGCTTATGGTTTCATGATATGGTTCAGCGAGGACGTTCTGTTGATGTTATTGTATACACTGTACTAATGAATGGTTACTGCAAGGTTGGCCAGATGGAAGAAGCTTGCAAATTGTTTGATCAGATGATAAACTTAGGTATTAAGCCTGACGTAATTGCATATACCGTGCTACTGGATGGTCACCTAAAAGAGTACCTGCAGCGGTGCTGGCAGGGCGTGAGTAAGGAGAGAAGGACCTATCTTCTTAGAGTAAAGCAGAACAGGTTGCTCAGCTCTATGAAAAAAATGGAAATTGAACCTGACGTACCCTTTTACACCGTATTGATAGATGGGCAGTGCAAAGCCGATTTTTTGGAGGAAGCCCAGGGACGATTTGCTGAATTGTTGCAGAAAGGGCTTACTCCTGATCAATATGTATACACAGCTCTTATAAGTGGATATTGCAGCCAGGGAGAAATAGAGAAGGCACAATATCTTTTTGAAGAAATGGTAGACAGGGGAATAAAACCAGATGTACTGACCTTTTCTGTATTAAATCAGAAAACCTTGAGGGAAAGGCagtatgagtga